In the Kiloniellales bacterium genome, one interval contains:
- a CDS encoding TVP38/TMEM64 family protein, with protein sequence MAQDRGDRDGDGGGAADRGTFTIRRLWPLAVLLLGILGFFLFDLDRYVTFEALKQHREALKAFVQDHGLGAALIYAGVYAAAVAFSLPGGAVLSITGGFLFGWLLATVLVVFSATLGASLLFVIAKTTVGEALRARAGPWIKSMAEGFQENAFNYLLVLRLVPIFPFFVVNLVPAFLGVTLRTYVLATFIGIIPGSIVYTTVGAGLGSIFDKGEEFTGANIVTFEIGAALVGLAVLALIPVAYKKWKDRRP encoded by the coding sequence ATGGCGCAGGATCGGGGCGATCGCGACGGGGACGGCGGCGGTGCGGCCGACCGCGGCACCTTCACGATCCGGCGCCTCTGGCCGCTCGCCGTCCTGCTGCTCGGCATTCTCGGCTTCTTCCTGTTCGACCTCGACCGCTACGTCACCTTCGAGGCGCTGAAGCAGCACCGGGAGGCCCTCAAGGCCTTCGTCCAGGACCACGGCCTCGGGGCGGCGCTGATCTACGCCGGGGTCTACGCCGCCGCCGTCGCCTTCTCGCTGCCCGGGGGCGCCGTCCTCAGCATCACAGGCGGGTTCCTGTTCGGCTGGCTGCTGGCCACGGTCCTGGTGGTCTTCTCGGCGACCCTCGGCGCCAGCCTGCTCTTCGTGATCGCCAAGACCACCGTCGGCGAAGCCCTGCGCGCCAGGGCCGGCCCCTGGATCAAGTCCATGGCGGAAGGCTTCCAGGAGAATGCCTTCAACTACCTCTTGGTCCTGCGTCTGGTGCCGATCTTCCCCTTCTTCGTGGTCAACTTGGTGCCGGCCTTTCTCGGCGTCACGCTCAGGACCTATGTCCTGGCCACCTTCATCGGGATCATTCCCGGGTCGATCGTCTACACCACGGTGGGCGCGGGCCTGGGCAGCATCTTCGACAAGGGCGAGGAGTTCACCGGCGCAAACATCGTCACCTTCGAGATCGGCGCGGCCCTGGTCGGGCTGGCCGTCCTGGCCCTGATCCCGGTGGCCTACAAGAAATGGAAAGACAGGCGGCCATGA
- a CDS encoding ornithine cyclodeaminase family protein, with amino-acid sequence MRMIDAAAVDALLDYPGLIDALEAGHRAGVDTAERLVLAQPGAAGLTRHLLVWPAWQWDEALGVKLVTSFPDNAGGAFPTVQGVYVLFDGRSGAVSALIDGTAMTPWKTAADSALGARFLAREDCRSLLMVGAGVMAPHLIRAHLAARPAIGEVTVWNRTPETARALAAALQEQGIAAGAGEDLEAAARRADLISCATGATRPLIRGDWLRSGCHLDLVGGFTPEMREADDEACRRAEIYVDSRWFTLGYCGDLTRPMEDGVVSESDIRGDLFELCQGRAAGRAAAEDVTLFKNGGGAHLDLMTGRHILDRARARSG; translated from the coding sequence ATGAGAATGATCGACGCGGCGGCGGTCGACGCCCTGCTCGACTATCCCGGCCTGATCGACGCGCTCGAGGCCGGGCACCGGGCCGGCGTCGACACGGCGGAGCGGCTGGTTCTGGCGCAGCCCGGCGCGGCGGGGCTGACCCGCCATCTCCTGGTGTGGCCGGCCTGGCAGTGGGACGAGGCGCTCGGCGTCAAGCTGGTCACCAGCTTTCCGGACAACGCGGGCGGCGCCTTCCCGACGGTGCAGGGGGTCTACGTCCTGTTCGACGGCCGGAGCGGCGCGGTCAGCGCGCTGATCGACGGCACCGCCATGACACCCTGGAAGACGGCCGCCGACTCCGCCCTGGGCGCCCGATTCCTGGCGCGCGAGGACTGCCGCAGCCTGCTCATGGTCGGCGCCGGGGTGATGGCGCCGCACCTGATCCGCGCCCACCTGGCGGCCCGGCCCGCGATCGGGGAGGTCACCGTCTGGAACCGCACGCCTGAGACCGCGCGGGCCCTCGCCGCGGCCCTTCAGGAACAAGGCATCGCGGCCGGCGCCGGCGAGGACCTGGAGGCCGCGGCGCGGCGCGCCGACCTGATCTCCTGCGCGACCGGGGCGACCCGGCCCCTGATCCGGGGCGACTGGCTGCGGTCCGGCTGCCACCTGGACCTGGTCGGCGGCTTCACCCCGGAGATGCGCGAGGCCGACGACGAGGCCTGCCGCCGGGCGGAGATCTACGTCGACTCGCGCTGGTTCACCCTCGGGTACTGCGGCGACCTGACCCGTCCGATGGAAGACGGGGTCGTCTCGGAGTCCGACATCCGGGGCGACCTCTTCGAGCTCTGCCAGGGGCGCGCGGCGGGCCGCGCCGCGGCCGAGGACGTCACCCTCTTCAAGAACGGCGGCGGCGCCCACTTGGACCTCATGACCGGACGCCATATCCTGGACCGGGCGCGTGCGCGGTCAGGGTGA
- a CDS encoding D-cysteine desulfhydrase family protein, with protein sequence MALTDSGARTLTRAELVERIGRHPRVPLAHLPTPLDPCPRLSAALGGPRILVKRDDMTGLAFGGNKTRHLEFVFADVLAAGADTVVAGAYTQSNWCRQMTAAACKLGLRVSLVLIHGEKGPRVQGNLLLDRLMGAEVTVVDIETMERLTPLLEEKAAQLKAEGRKPYVVAPFALDQQARSALGYVNAAAELDAQLEAAGLDPDAVYICGANMTPAGLMTGLRALGRRARVVAITPIQWEEDRATDIARIANAAAAQLDLDLAIRPEQVTADDGYIGPRYGVVTDESRAALKLVAETEGLFLDPVYSSKAMAGLIDHVRQGRLGEDETVVFVHTGGTPALFAYAEDMALSP encoded by the coding sequence ATGGCACTGACCGATAGCGGCGCGCGGACCCTCACCCGCGCCGAACTCGTGGAACGCATCGGGCGCCATCCGCGCGTGCCGCTCGCCCACCTGCCGACCCCGCTCGACCCCTGCCCGCGCCTCTCGGCCGCGCTCGGCGGGCCGCGGATCCTGGTCAAGCGCGACGACATGACCGGGCTCGCCTTCGGCGGCAACAAGACCCGCCACCTCGAGTTCGTCTTCGCCGACGTGCTGGCGGCCGGGGCCGATACGGTCGTGGCCGGTGCCTATACCCAGTCGAACTGGTGCCGCCAGATGACGGCGGCGGCCTGCAAGCTCGGCCTCCGGGTCTCGCTCGTGCTGATCCACGGCGAAAAGGGACCCCGGGTGCAGGGCAACCTGCTGCTCGACCGCCTGATGGGCGCCGAGGTCACGGTGGTCGACATCGAGACCATGGAGAGGCTGACGCCGCTGCTCGAGGAGAAGGCGGCGCAGCTCAAGGCCGAGGGCCGCAAGCCCTATGTCGTCGCGCCCTTCGCCCTCGACCAGCAGGCCCGCTCGGCGCTCGGCTACGTCAACGCGGCGGCCGAGCTGGACGCCCAGCTCGAGGCGGCCGGGCTGGACCCCGACGCGGTCTACATCTGCGGCGCCAACATGACGCCCGCCGGGCTGATGACCGGCCTGCGCGCCCTCGGGCGCCGCGCCCGGGTCGTGGCGATCACGCCGATCCAGTGGGAGGAGGACCGCGCGACGGACATCGCCCGGATCGCCAACGCCGCCGCCGCTCAGCTCGACCTCGACCTCGCGATCCGGCCCGAGCAGGTCACGGCCGACGACGGCTACATCGGGCCGCGCTACGGCGTGGTCACCGACGAGAGCCGGGCGGCGCTGAAGCTGGTCGCCGAAACCGAGGGCCTCTTTCTCGACCCGGTCTACTCGAGCAAGGCCATGGCCGGCCTGATCGACCACGTCCGGCAAGGCCGCCTCGGCGAAGACGAGACCGTGGTCTTCGTCCACACCGGCGGCACCCCGGCCCTTTTCGCCTACGCCGAGGATATGGCGTTAAGCCCCTAG